In a single window of the Porites lutea chromosome 14, jaPorLute2.1, whole genome shotgun sequence genome:
- the LOC140924091 gene encoding tubulin polyglutamylase complex subunit 1-like, with the protein MAEKKPSKTNLLDDLKQDKAESPLDFLSRTGVTSDIKDAITLVIENRPEDPISFLAEFFDCHASTTTALMKAHQKLLLAHHSRPSFQNNLLLAYNILHKQKNSNGLHGLTGKTYNDLLTMLCRDLSGTEAEPLQKRILCYNYEVVRFPVFKVGVLSTFIYQDFLKQAESLYNELDLTDRGKADKHLCDAILSELKQAAVKTTDDPISVIQVGSMLSSLRLNKIMAEALVRSGGSNQTMSVEEFVFTAADILLEQIPDLR; encoded by the exons atggcggaaaagaAGCCTTCGAAAACAAATTTGTTGGATGATCTAAAGCAAGACAAGGCAGAAAGCCCTCTCGACTTTCTGT CTCGCACTGGTGTCACAAGTGACATTAAAGATGCTATAACTCTTGTCATTGAAAACAGACCTGAAGATCCCATCTCTTTCCTTGCTGAATT TTTTGATTGCCATGCAAGTACTACTACAGCATTAATGAAAGCACACCAGAAGCTTCTATTGGCTCACCATTCAAGACCATCATTCCAAAATAACCTTCTCCTTGCCTATAACATCCTTCACAAACAGAAAA ATAGCAATGGCTTACATGGACTTACTGGAAAGACATATAATGACCTTTTGACAATGCTTTGCAG AGACCTGAGTGGAACAGAGGCAGAGCCTCTCCAGAAGCGAATCCTGTGTTATAACTATGAAGTAGTTCGATTTCCAGTGTTTAAAGTGGGAGTTCTATCAACTTTTATATATCAAG ATTTTCTCAAGCAAGCTGAGTCACTTTATAATGAGCTGGACTTGACTGATAGAG GCAAAGCTGATAAACATCTCTGTGATGCAATATTGAGCGAGTTAAAACAGGCTGCAGTCAAGACCACTGATGACCCTATCAG TGTTATCCAAGTTGGCTCCATGCTTAGTTCACTAAGATTGAACAAAATCATGGCCGAG GCGTTAGTAAGAAGTGGAGGTAGCAATCAGACTATGAGTGTTGAGGAGTTCGTGTTTACAGCGGCCGACATCTTGTTGGAACAG ATACCAGATTTGAGATGA
- the LOC140924089 gene encoding angio-associated migratory cell protein-like, giving the protein MDQQETSENPNDEEIEFLEDDFEEVVDFGDEGDNGEDGLAIGIEDVGVGDEGDANGDMDEKDEKDDAELCYMKHTASVFSVSLDPVNNSMAVTGGEDDKAYVWRIQDGETHMECLGHKDSVTCTAFSHDSKFVATGDMSGLILVWDVATKKQVWNFETTDLEWLEWHKEAHVLLAGTVDGSVWMWKIPSGDCKTFQSHGCRSTCGVLMKDGKRATVGYEDGSLKLWDLRQGIHTFHLSDGTAHQGSITCIDGQRDNVLVATGSEDSTVKIVNTNTGKVLSTLAAGFQENGDGDSPPSIEAVGFSPHQPMLATASLSGVLGVWDLSSYRLRQQCKHPGGIVRLKWDSAAPLIYTGCLDGVIRLWDSRSGNCEREWYGHSGEILDLAVSRDGNFLVTGSGDGTARVFTVQTPGR; this is encoded by the exons ATGGACCAGCAAGAAACTTCAGAGAACCCTAATGATGAAGAAATCGAATTCCTGGAGGATGATTTTGAGGAAGTTGTAGACTTTGGCGATGAAGGCGACAACGGTGAAG atGGACTGGCCATTGGGATAGAAGATGTTGGTGTTGGTGATGAAGGGGATGCAAATGGTGACATGgatgaaaaagatgaaaaagatGATGCGGAATTGTGCTACATGAAGCATACAG CTTCAGTATTCTCGGTGTCACTGGACCCGGTTAACAATTCTATGGCAGTTACTGGCGGCGAAGATGACAAGGCATATGTTTGGAGAATACAAGATGGAGAGACGCATATGGAATGTCTTG GTCACAAGGACTCTGTGACTTGCACAGCATTCAGCCATGATTCTAAGTTTGTTGCCACTGGAGACATGAGTGGTCTGATCTTAGTCTGGGATGTTGCAACAAAAAAGCAAGTTTGGAACTTCGAAACCACAGATCTAGAG TGGTTGGAGTGGCACAAGGAAGCACATGTATTGCTTGCTGGAACAGTTGATGGTAGCGTGTGGATGTGGAAAATACCCAGCGGAGATTGCAAGACTTTTCAGAGTCATGGATGCAGATCAACTTGTGGAGTACTCATGAAAGATG GTAAAAGAGCTACTGTAGGATACGAGGATGGCAGCCTTAAACTTTGGGATTTGCGACAAGGAATTCATACCTTCCATCTATCAG ATGGGACTGCACATCAGGGATCAATAACTTGCATCGATGGACAAAGAGATAACGTGCTTGTAGCAACAGGATCAGAAGACTCTACTGTCAAAATAGTGAACACCAACACTGGCAAG GTGTTAAGTACATTAGCTGCTGGATTTCAAGAAAATGGCGATGGAGATTCTCCACCCTCCATTGAAGCTGTTGGATTCTCTCCTCA TCAACCCATGCTGGCAACTGCATCATTGAGTGGAGTACTTGGAGTGTGGGATTTATCATCATACAGACTTCGACAACAATGTAAACACCCT GGTGGAATAGTTCGACTCAAGTGGGACTCAGCAGCCCCTCTTATATACACAGGCTGCCTGGATGGAGTCATCAGGCTGTGGGACAGTCGGTCTGGAAACTGTGAAAGAGAGTGGTATGGACATAGCGGAGAGATCCTAGATCTTGCTGTATCAAG AGATGGAAACTTTCTGGTGACAGGATCTGGGGATGGTACAGCAAGAGTATTCACAGTACAAACGCCAGGGAGATGA